Proteins encoded together in one Massilia forsythiae window:
- a CDS encoding RNA polymerase sigma factor gives MSFVPDDPADHLLACLPRLRRYARALVGDRAAADDLVQDTVERGWTALSGWRRGSDMRAWLFSIMHNLRVDQARRGALDTEPLDDDTPLPAAQEHVSAGLELRDLDAALRLLPEEQREILLLVGLEDMRYEDVARLLGVPVGTVMSRLSRAREKLRALMDGRAPVVPLRVVK, from the coding sequence ATGTCCTTCGTGCCGGACGATCCCGCCGACCACCTGCTGGCCTGCCTGCCGCGCCTGCGGCGCTATGCCCGCGCGTTGGTCGGCGATCGCGCCGCCGCCGACGACCTGGTGCAGGATACGGTCGAACGCGGCTGGACCGCCCTGTCCGGCTGGCGGCGCGGCAGCGATATGCGCGCCTGGCTGTTCTCGATCATGCACAACCTGCGCGTCGACCAGGCCCGGCGCGGCGCCCTGGACACCGAACCGCTGGACGACGACACGCCGTTGCCGGCCGCGCAGGAACACGTGAGCGCCGGCCTCGAACTGCGCGACCTGGACGCCGCGCTGCGCCTGCTGCCCGAAGAGCAGCGCGAAATCCTGCTGCTGGTCGGGCTCGAGGACATGCGCTACGAAGACGTGGCGCGCCTGCTCGGCGTCCCGGTCGGCACCGTGATGTCGCGCCTGTCTCGCGCGCGCGAGAAATTGCGCGCGTTGATGGACGGCCGCGCGCCCGTCGTTCCATTGAGAGTCGTGAAATGA
- a CDS encoding nuclear transport factor 2 family protein, with protein sequence MTIKHIIFAIACTGTAAHAMAGPALDAAQAHFTAIGAADRAAILRDYADNARLIWVGGPLDGSYDGTASIGAVWDKFNAAAGPARVTVLNASESANPKGATVTAAVQFDAKVQVKVRYVLTYRDGKLVNETWQVDPKLAAGGY encoded by the coding sequence ATGACCATCAAGCACATCATCTTCGCAATCGCCTGTACAGGCACCGCCGCACATGCCATGGCCGGCCCGGCGCTGGACGCCGCGCAAGCGCATTTCACCGCAATCGGCGCCGCGGACCGCGCTGCCATCCTGCGCGATTATGCCGACAACGCGCGGCTGATCTGGGTGGGCGGGCCGCTCGACGGCAGCTACGACGGGACTGCATCCATCGGCGCGGTATGGGACAAATTCAATGCCGCCGCCGGCCCTGCGCGCGTTACCGTCCTGAACGCGAGCGAGTCGGCTAATCCGAAAGGCGCTACCGTGACGGCTGCCGTGCAATTCGACGCCAAGGTCCAAGTCAAGGTGCGATACGTACTGACCTACCGCGACGGCAAGCTGGTGAACGAAACCTGGCAGGTCGACCCTAAACTGGCGGCCGGCGGCTACTGA
- a CDS encoding IS256 family transposase: protein MTTKKPKKQKAAYPFPVELIDQLLAQVENKDAESILGEAGLAGQLKKMLAERMLSAELNHHLANEEQGSKNHRNGSSPKKVLTPGGELNLDIPRDRLSSFEPKLVAKHQRRMSGFDDHVISMYARGMSVREIQAHLLELYGTEVSPDLISTITDEVLEEVAQWQQRPLEAMYPIVYFDALRLKIRDEGTVKNKAVYLALGIRADGCKEVLGLWIEQTEGAKFWLKVFNELKNRGLDDILIAVVDGLRGFPEAIEAVYPQAQIQTCIVHLIRNSTTLAAWKDRKELAAALKPIYHAANADLAEAALDAFAAGPWGTKFQTVAAMWRRQWQQVIPFFAYPPEVRTIIYTTNAIESLHMRLRKIVKNRGHFPSDEAATKLLFLALRNIEKDWKMPQRTWKQAANQFAIMFGERFTNAII from the coding sequence ATGACCACCAAGAAGCCCAAGAAACAAAAAGCAGCGTACCCGTTCCCTGTCGAGCTGATCGACCAGTTGTTGGCCCAGGTTGAGAACAAGGATGCCGAATCGATCCTTGGCGAGGCGGGCCTGGCCGGGCAGCTCAAGAAGATGCTGGCCGAACGCATGCTGTCGGCCGAGCTGAATCACCATCTGGCCAACGAAGAGCAAGGCAGCAAAAACCACCGCAACGGCAGCAGCCCGAAGAAGGTGCTCACGCCAGGCGGCGAGCTCAATCTGGACATTCCACGCGATCGCCTGTCGAGCTTCGAGCCCAAGTTGGTGGCTAAACATCAGCGCCGAATGTCCGGTTTTGATGATCACGTGATCAGCATGTACGCGCGCGGGATGAGCGTGCGCGAAATCCAGGCGCACTTGCTGGAGTTGTACGGCACCGAGGTATCGCCGGACCTGATTTCAACCATCACCGACGAGGTGCTCGAAGAGGTCGCGCAGTGGCAGCAACGGCCGCTCGAAGCGATGTATCCGATCGTGTATTTCGACGCATTGCGCCTGAAGATTCGGGACGAAGGCACGGTCAAGAACAAGGCCGTGTACCTGGCCTTGGGCATTCGTGCCGATGGCTGCAAAGAAGTTCTGGGCCTATGGATCGAACAGACCGAAGGTGCCAAGTTCTGGCTGAAGGTTTTCAACGAACTCAAGAACCGTGGACTGGACGATATCCTGATCGCCGTCGTCGACGGCCTGCGTGGCTTCCCGGAAGCCATTGAAGCCGTTTATCCGCAGGCGCAGATCCAGACCTGCATCGTGCACCTGATCCGCAATTCGACGACGCTTGCGGCGTGGAAGGACCGTAAGGAGTTGGCAGCGGCGCTCAAGCCGATCTACCACGCCGCCAACGCCGACCTGGCCGAAGCGGCGCTGGACGCGTTTGCGGCAGGCCCATGGGGTACCAAGTTCCAGACCGTGGCTGCCATGTGGCGGCGCCAATGGCAGCAGGTGATTCCGTTCTTTGCCTACCCGCCGGAAGTGCGCACGATTATCTACACGACCAACGCCATCGAAAGCCTGCATATGCGCCTTCGGAAGATCGTCAAGAATCGTGGCCACTTCCCCAGCGATGAAGCTGCGACCAAATTGTTGTTTCTGGCCTTGCGCAATATCGAGAAAGATTGGAAGATGCCGCAGCGTACCTGGAAGCAGGCTGCCAACCAGTTCGCCATCATGTTCGGCGAGCGCTTTACGAACGCAATTATCTAA
- a CDS encoding IS481 family transposase: MTQALHSQARTTHLIREEIRNSTLPQAELARLYNVTRQTIRKWQNRDSPEDKSHAPVKMYTTLSPEQELIVVELRKTLLLPTDDLLAITREFVNPAVSRAGLGRCLRRYGVSDLRDLVEQENAAPVTKKTFKDYEPGFVHIDIKYLPQMPDETSRRYLFVAIDRATRWVYIGLYADQTDSSSVDFLAKVQQACPVKIIKLLTDNGSQFTDRFTAGSKKKEPSGTHAFDRLCKQLGIEHRLIPPCHPQTNGMVERFNGRISDIVNQTRFGSAAELESTLRNYVKIYNHCIPQRALDHKTPVQALKDWHEKRPELFRKRVYNQAGLDTYAKQAATCRRWTWYRY, encoded by the coding sequence ATGACCCAAGCGCTGCACAGCCAAGCCCGCACTACTCACCTGATTCGCGAGGAAATTAGGAACTCGACGCTACCGCAAGCCGAACTGGCCAGGCTGTACAACGTTACGCGCCAGACTATCCGGAAGTGGCAAAACCGCGATTCGCCGGAAGACAAGTCGCACGCTCCGGTCAAGATGTACACCACACTTTCACCTGAACAGGAACTCATCGTGGTAGAGCTGCGCAAGACGCTGCTGTTACCGACCGACGACCTACTGGCGATCACGCGTGAATTCGTTAATCCTGCCGTTTCCCGCGCTGGTTTGGGACGCTGCCTGCGTCGTTATGGGGTCTCGGACCTGCGCGACCTGGTCGAGCAGGAAAACGCTGCGCCGGTCACGAAAAAGACCTTCAAGGATTACGAGCCAGGCTTCGTACACATCGATATCAAGTATCTGCCTCAAATGCCCGACGAAACGTCACGGCGTTACCTGTTCGTCGCCATCGACCGTGCCACGCGCTGGGTCTACATCGGCCTGTACGCCGACCAAACCGACAGCAGCAGCGTCGATTTCCTGGCGAAGGTGCAGCAGGCCTGTCCCGTCAAGATCATCAAGCTGCTGACCGACAACGGCAGCCAGTTCACGGATCGCTTCACCGCTGGCAGCAAGAAAAAGGAACCCAGCGGCACGCACGCGTTCGACCGGCTGTGCAAACAGCTTGGCATCGAGCACCGCCTTATTCCGCCTTGTCACCCGCAGACCAATGGCATGGTCGAGCGCTTCAACGGCCGTATCAGCGACATCGTCAATCAAACACGTTTCGGCTCAGCCGCCGAACTGGAATCGACGCTGCGTAATTACGTCAAGATTTACAACCACTGCATTCCGCAGCGAGCCCTCGACCATAAAACACCTGTTCAAGCACTCAAAGACTGGCACGAAAAACGCCCCGAATTGTTCAGGAAACGCGTGTATAACCAGGCGGGTCTTGACACTTACGCAAAGCAGGCAGCGACCTGCAGAAGGTGGACGTGGTACAGGTATTGA
- a CDS encoding M16 family metallopeptidase — protein sequence MPVRLRNALFAAIFASSLPVHAALDLQAPVPIGSQVKVGKLANGLTYYIQRNGKPAHRVELRLVVKAGSVLEDDDQQGLAHMVEHLAFNGSTHFKKQELVSYLQSIGVKFGADLNAFTSFDETVYMLPVPTDSKENIDTAFTVLEDWAHGVTLKDEDIDKERPIVLEEARVHKNAQERAFKALLPQQFNGSRYARRLPIGQEETIRHARPEALRRFYRDWYRPNLMALVVVGDIDPAEAESLIKAHFSSLTNPAQERPRTYAAIAARTTDDAFVFADNDIPANSLNLYYPVRSEADPGTYGSFRTKTVDKLFSVLLNMRLVQRTQQENPPFIGAWGGEMQLMGRNKQFLLGAQLGAGGAKPALAALQEEQQRIRQSGFTTAELERSRKVVLKTYEQAYNQRGTTDSAQYATEYLQHFLIGGTIPGIEAEYRLVQDILPTIGVADVNAAAAKAFPADAAKLIAFVGETRSAPAPTVPQLLAEAASAATGKATFANRDEQVLGSRLMDRPAKPGVIVAETRDQRLGLTRLTLSNGVKVILKPSNFRKDQVLLGAQRYGGRTLFDASDVLGAKFAGAAVRSMGIKNYRPFDLQKILAGRNADVFAGINRYTDDIAGGSGSDPDDLETMFQMVSLRFAGARRDETMYKNFIDNVTEATRAAAATPEGRFEDAITDALYAGHAYEERTPTSREIARISLDRTLAMDGQRFASAKGLTFVIVGDFEIDAIKPLVGAYLGTLPVTDVATDYRDVGLRPSRGVVRKTLAAGKDPKSVVALTFSGPADWSPAEALRMDALKEVLNLRVNSVLREKLGLIYGGQFNASLQRIPYQHYEIATRLTTGPDNIEQLTTALFAEIDKLRADGSSQAELDKVKANWRQGYRQWQQENTYWLQNLQASLLDGTDPARLLTILDEVDKLTVADVRRTAQRFLDKENYVEVVLTPEAAPHTSATGQP from the coding sequence ATGCCAGTGCGTCTGCGTAATGCCCTGTTCGCCGCGATCTTCGCGTCTTCCCTCCCCGTCCACGCCGCCCTCGATTTGCAAGCACCGGTGCCGATCGGTTCGCAAGTCAAGGTGGGCAAACTGGCGAACGGTCTGACTTACTATATCCAGCGCAACGGCAAGCCCGCACACCGCGTCGAACTGCGGTTGGTGGTCAAGGCGGGGTCGGTACTCGAAGACGACGACCAGCAGGGCCTGGCGCACATGGTCGAACACCTGGCATTCAATGGCTCCACGCATTTCAAGAAGCAGGAACTGGTCTCTTACCTGCAATCTATCGGCGTCAAATTCGGCGCTGACCTGAACGCATTCACGAGTTTCGACGAAACGGTTTACATGCTGCCTGTGCCCACCGACAGTAAGGAAAATATCGACACTGCATTCACCGTGCTGGAGGACTGGGCCCATGGCGTCACGTTGAAGGACGAGGACATCGACAAGGAGCGCCCCATCGTCCTCGAGGAAGCGCGGGTGCACAAGAATGCACAGGAGCGCGCGTTCAAGGCGCTGCTGCCGCAGCAGTTCAACGGTTCGCGCTATGCCCGGCGCCTGCCAATCGGGCAGGAAGAGACGATCCGCCACGCCAGGCCGGAGGCACTACGGCGTTTCTACCGCGACTGGTACCGTCCCAACCTGATGGCCTTGGTAGTGGTTGGCGACATCGATCCGGCCGAGGCCGAATCGCTCATCAAAGCGCATTTCTCAAGCCTGACCAATCCAGCGCAAGAACGGCCGCGCACCTATGCGGCCATCGCGGCGCGGACAACCGACGACGCCTTCGTCTTCGCCGACAATGACATTCCCGCCAACTCCCTGAACCTGTACTATCCGGTGCGCAGCGAAGCAGATCCTGGAACTTATGGCAGCTTTCGCACCAAAACGGTCGACAAGCTGTTTTCGGTCCTGTTGAATATGCGCCTCGTCCAGCGCACGCAACAGGAGAACCCGCCGTTTATCGGCGCATGGGGTGGCGAAATGCAGCTTATGGGACGCAATAAGCAATTTTTGCTCGGCGCCCAACTCGGCGCAGGCGGCGCCAAGCCGGCGCTGGCAGCGCTTCAGGAAGAACAGCAGCGCATACGCCAATCCGGTTTCACAACAGCGGAACTTGAGCGCTCGCGCAAGGTGGTGTTGAAGACTTACGAGCAGGCCTACAACCAACGAGGCACAACTGATTCCGCGCAGTATGCTACGGAGTACTTGCAGCACTTCCTGATCGGCGGGACAATTCCGGGCATCGAGGCCGAATACCGCTTGGTGCAGGACATCCTGCCGACGATCGGCGTGGCCGACGTCAATGCCGCCGCTGCCAAGGCCTTTCCGGCGGATGCCGCCAAGCTGATCGCCTTCGTCGGCGAAACCCGGTCCGCTCCCGCGCCAACTGTGCCGCAGTTGCTGGCCGAGGCCGCCTCGGCCGCTACCGGCAAAGCAACTTTTGCGAACCGCGATGAACAGGTCCTGGGGTCACGGCTAATGGACCGTCCGGCTAAGCCAGGCGTGATCGTTGCAGAAACACGCGACCAGCGACTCGGACTGACACGTCTAACGCTGTCGAACGGCGTCAAGGTCATCCTGAAGCCATCCAATTTCCGTAAGGACCAAGTGCTACTCGGCGCCCAACGTTACGGCGGACGCACGCTGTTCGACGCCTCGGATGTCCTGGGCGCGAAATTCGCCGGCGCCGCGGTACGGTCGATGGGCATAAAGAATTACAGACCGTTCGACCTGCAAAAAATCCTGGCGGGCCGTAACGCCGATGTGTTCGCAGGAATCAACCGCTATACGGACGACATCGCGGGTGGTTCTGGCAGCGATCCGGACGACCTGGAGACAATGTTCCAGATGGTCTCGTTGCGCTTTGCCGGCGCCCGCCGTGACGAAACGATGTACAAGAACTTCATCGACAATGTCACGGAGGCGACCCGTGCCGCAGCGGCTACGCCCGAAGGGCGCTTCGAGGATGCCATCACCGACGCGCTCTATGCCGGTCATGCGTATGAGGAACGTACACCGACATCCCGGGAAATCGCCCGCATCAGCCTGGACCGGACGTTGGCCATGGATGGCCAGCGCTTCGCCAGCGCCAAGGGCTTGACCTTCGTCATCGTTGGGGACTTCGAGATTGATGCAATCAAGCCGCTGGTCGGCGCCTACCTGGGTACCTTGCCCGTCACCGACGTAGCGACGGACTACCGCGATGTCGGCCTGCGTCCCTCCAGAGGCGTCGTACGGAAAACGCTGGCGGCCGGCAAGGACCCCAAGAGCGTGGTGGCCCTTACTTTCAGCGGTCCGGCTGACTGGTCACCGGCCGAAGCGCTGCGCATGGACGCCTTGAAGGAAGTCTTGAACTTGCGCGTCAATAGCGTCTTGCGAGAGAAACTCGGATTGATTTACGGCGGCCAGTTCAATGCCTCGCTACAGCGCATTCCTTACCAGCACTACGAGATCGCCACTAGGTTGACAACTGGTCCCGACAACATCGAACAGTTGACCACCGCACTGTTCGCAGAGATCGACAAGCTCAGGGCCGATGGCTCTTCCCAGGCAGAACTTGACAAGGTCAAGGCGAACTGGCGCCAGGGCTACCGTCAATGGCAGCAAGAAAACACCTACTGGCTGCAGAACTTGCAGGCATCGCTGCTGGACGGCACCGACCCGGCGCGCCTACTGACCATCCTGGACGAGGTCGACAAACTGACGGTGGCCGATGTGCGGCGTACGGCGCAGCGCTTCCTGGACAAAGAGAATTACGTCGAAGTCGTGCTAACGCCCGAAGCGGCGCCGCACACATCCGCCACCGGCCAGCCATGA
- a CDS encoding phage integrase family protein — protein sequence MTQHTDILLAPAAYNRSDYTALRAHCLKIPIAKIADLYYSEDSPQVEMGLERFLLAMRADLIERCIVNNPATAEILQGARRGGSITTKALEILIKAADAPVPIPQPNQPISQWFRPLTAKALKSEHIHTLADLTRIMTNRGPSWYRGLRRIGAKRAQVMHTWVQQHEKTLGTTYASDLVAIPGLPKVVVPPSMDGPMAPIDRLAAPSWLDGSEGINRDTRFNYIGAANDLEAINNYLYRFRDRPHTLRAYTKELERFLFWCILELGKPLSSVLVPDCEQYKDFLKTPSVRFVGVKAPRNSARWRPFSTNTLSPASQKQAVLVIKIAFEYLVGVRYLAGDPWSAVDFPKVPTAVNPIQVEKALSQPLWDDVIERLNVRSNDPSNIQDRIALAMMLLLGDSGVRRAEAAGAQRSALRRSNWSADVYELTVLGKRDAYRVVPVSSRTVDALRKHWQDRQRDFDAEGAAGYLIAPVVVPAHDAAQERHANHKDAGYTTDGLYKLFQSAIKRLRLDHTVERGFSLEDLAALSKASPHALRHTFGTLAVADGMPLDVAQSVLGHKDSATTAIYVQAKTRRVVEEGAKYFAKKQSR from the coding sequence ATGACCCAGCACACCGATATCCTCCTGGCCCCTGCCGCCTATAACCGCAGCGACTACACCGCCCTGCGCGCCCACTGCCTCAAAATCCCTATCGCCAAAATCGCCGACCTCTACTACAGCGAAGACAGCCCGCAAGTCGAGATGGGCCTCGAGCGCTTTTTACTTGCCATGCGCGCCGACCTCATCGAGCGCTGCATCGTCAACAACCCAGCAACAGCCGAAATCCTGCAGGGCGCGCGCCGCGGCGGATCGATCACTACCAAAGCGCTGGAGATACTGATCAAGGCCGCTGATGCACCCGTGCCGATTCCGCAGCCGAATCAGCCTATATCGCAGTGGTTCCGACCCCTGACCGCCAAAGCCCTCAAGTCAGAACACATCCATACCCTAGCCGACCTCACCCGCATCATGACCAACCGCGGCCCCAGTTGGTACCGCGGCCTGCGCCGCATCGGTGCCAAACGCGCCCAAGTCATGCACACCTGGGTACAACAACACGAAAAGACCCTTGGTACCACCTACGCTAGTGATCTGGTCGCCATCCCGGGGCTACCAAAGGTGGTTGTGCCCCCGAGCATGGACGGCCCGATGGCGCCGATCGATCGCTTGGCGGCGCCCTCCTGGCTCGATGGATCCGAGGGCATCAACCGCGATACCCGTTTTAATTACATCGGCGCCGCCAACGACCTCGAAGCCATCAACAATTATTTATACCGCTTCCGCGACCGCCCCCACACCCTGCGTGCCTACACCAAGGAGCTCGAGCGGTTCTTGTTCTGGTGCATCCTTGAACTGGGCAAGCCGCTATCGTCTGTGCTTGTACCGGACTGTGAGCAGTACAAGGATTTTTTGAAGACGCCGAGCGTGCGCTTCGTGGGCGTCAAGGCGCCACGGAACTCGGCAAGGTGGCGGCCGTTTTCAACCAACACCCTGTCGCCAGCATCACAAAAGCAAGCTGTCCTCGTGATCAAGATCGCCTTCGAATACCTGGTTGGGGTGCGCTACCTGGCCGGTGACCCTTGGTCGGCCGTGGATTTTCCCAAGGTACCGACCGCGGTCAATCCGATCCAGGTCGAAAAGGCACTTTCTCAGCCTCTCTGGGACGACGTCATTGAGCGCTTGAACGTACGTAGCAACGACCCGTCTAACATCCAGGACCGGATTGCGCTGGCCATGATGCTGCTGTTGGGTGATTCGGGAGTACGCCGGGCCGAAGCGGCGGGTGCACAGCGCAGCGCCCTGCGACGTAGTAATTGGAGTGCTGACGTCTACGAGCTGACGGTCCTCGGCAAACGTGATGCCTATCGCGTCGTTCCGGTAAGCAGCCGCACCGTCGACGCCCTGCGCAAGCACTGGCAAGACCGACAACGGGATTTCGATGCGGAAGGCGCGGCGGGATACTTGATTGCGCCAGTCGTTGTGCCGGCACACGATGCGGCCCAGGAACGACATGCCAACCACAAGGACGCTGGGTACACGACGGACGGCCTATATAAACTGTTTCAGAGCGCGATCAAGCGTTTGCGCCTCGACCATACTGTAGAGAGAGGGTTCAGTCTCGAGGATCTGGCTGCCCTATCAAAAGCGTCACCCCATGCTCTACGGCACACATTCGGAACTCTGGCCGTGGCCGATGGCATGCCTCTCGATGTCGCCCAGTCCGTACTTGGCCACAAGGACAGTGCCACCACCGCCATCTACGTACAGGCCAAGACCAGGCGTGTGGTTGAGGAAGGCGCCAAGTATTTTGCGAAAAAGCAGTCTAGGTAG
- a CDS encoding H-NS histone family protein encodes MANIDLSSYSLSELKGLQHDIEKAIKDRQDQGVQKAREQVLAIAKEAGVSLEILFGNPAKKSKKEGNQKVQPQYENPEDPSQTWTGRGRQPRWMADGLASGKQLDDFRIK; translated from the coding sequence ATGGCGAACATCGACTTGTCAAGTTACAGCCTGAGCGAGCTCAAAGGGCTCCAGCATGACATCGAAAAGGCGATAAAAGATCGTCAAGACCAAGGAGTGCAAAAGGCGCGTGAGCAAGTCCTTGCAATTGCCAAGGAAGCTGGCGTCTCTCTAGAAATTCTGTTTGGTAATCCAGCAAAGAAGTCAAAAAAAGAAGGTAATCAAAAGGTACAGCCTCAGTACGAAAATCCGGAAGATCCATCGCAGACCTGGACAGGCCGCGGCCGCCAGCCGCGGTGGATGGCTGATGGCTTGGCAAGTGGAAAACAACTCGATGATTTCCGAATCAAATAA